ttctttgactattttatatacattactaaaaatatttaattcaatataagtAATTCTGACGCGAGCGCCATCTTGTAATAATACAGTTTCCGGAATGTTCGGAATTGTTCGTTACTATACGCCGTTAATCGTGAGAAgcttaatattataaataatttaatagttatggattataaaaattagaatccgttataaataaataatttatttcagttcATCTTTGCCACAATCGTGGCTTTAGCTTTTGCTTCTCCAGTCGCCGAACCAAAAGCTGATCCCAAACCGAGTTTAATTGCTGCTGCGTATACCGCACCGGTTGTAGCTGCACCTCTAACTACTTATTCGTATCCATATACGTATGCTAGTTACGTAGCACCATCAGTTTACAGTGCCGGTTTGACTGCATATTCGCCTTATACTGGATCTTATGTAGTTGTTTAAAATGATGTAACAAACTTGattggtttatttattataattaaactgtcatgataaatttaaatttgttgtttttatttattcgttacTGTTTTTCGGAGTAGTAACGTTTTGTTATGTAtactttttcacataacctcaaacacCAAACTTCACCGGACACGTAAGTCTATAAATGCGGgaatattaaaactaatatGAACTAGAAGTTTCAACTgatcatttatttgttttatatttcaaaatataattatatattaacaaaaaattatggcactttgtgaataattaaattgacTTAGATGGCAACAACGCCAACGCCGTTCCATCCATTCCAGCCGTTGTATCCTACGATTGGGGCTGGGTATGCGTATGGAGTAGCATAAGAGTATACGCTAGGGTAAGGAATTGCTGCGTATGGGCTGTAGGCCAATGGTGTGTTGTACAACCATGGTTTTGGATCAGCTTTTGGTTCGGGAGCAGCGCTGACGTAGGCCAATACAATGGCAAAAAAGAAGAAtacctaaaaaattaataatattaaacgtttctattatttacttttttacataTACGAGGTGAGataagaaaatattgtaatttattttattaaaaatataataaaacaatacagTTAGTACatcaaaacattaaattcaaaaggaaaaatattaatttgtagaTAAAGAAAGGACGTTAGTAGGTTTGTCTGTTAATAGAATTAActataaagaattttttaacataCGGTAAAACTTATATATGATATTAAGGTAGAAAATAATCTTTAGATTcagtttttatctatttcaaaCGATcagttaaatttaaaatttatcataattatgTAGTACCaacgaaataataataatttaatgaatttattgcaTTATCCTTGTCAGAATCACCAAGATAGAATGAAATAGAAACTTTAAATTCGgtttttatcaactttaataatcaaataaagtCCGAATTGGGAAAAATTGTGAAGaatgtatgaaaatatgataatttaataaatttgttgcATTATCCTTGTCAGAATCACCAAGATAGAGTGAAAGGGAAGGTTTGAAATcggtttttgtactttttaaaCAATCGTATATACCCAATATTTAGAACACATGCAAAGGACCGATGAAACTACAATAATTTACTAACATTGTGTCATTGTCGTTAACAGGTGTGTCAGTATAACCGATTTTCTTAGCGAGACGTGTTTTGAGgttattaaataataacaaacatACATAACCAACGACGAAAAAGCAAATGCTTTGTTGCCAAGTTTATCTCAACATCATATATGACCCATTTAAAACGAAGAAAAttgctgaaaaaaatattttgttacttaCCAATTTCATTTTGATGGTTGATTATTTGATCGAGTAAAAATCAAATTCTGTCGATTTCTCAATATCTTCCCATTTTTATATCAATCACCGCACATTATAATTCACCCCACTATGCACTTTTGacttgttttatataataataaatatttggaaggACGAAtagattatcaaaaataaatattctaattttttttataatcgcATGAATATACATTACGGAGAATCATAATAAATGacttaataataagaaatttgaaataaaatctgAAACATAGATAAATGAAGGAcgaaattacaatttttgataaataatcatCGTCTATTTGGTTCTATTCGATTTTCAGGATTATCCAAAGGTGTGGAATGGAAGTAGGACTTCTCTGttcaatttgtcccacaacaactcaatcgggttgaggtcgAGCGACTATTATGgccatttaattttattttgacgtctacTTTTCCCTGTAGAAGTACccagattcattgatctgagctgctatctctgggcTCTCTGACTTTTGCCTAAACTATGTATACTGGCGATTGATGCCcgagtttcaaccgatagtttCTTGGTTTCACCCATTTCAAAACTGGATTCGCTTATTGTGTATCCCAGGgttaactgggactaaactacaatcataaaaatCGGAGAGATAATTCGCAGCTAAAGATTAAGAGACAAGTCAGTCGATATTTGCTAGTTTTAGCTTGTTGACAAAATATgacaaatattttggtattttttcactattataaacttttgatttcgaaaatttaactGCGTTTTGTTGTATGAGTTTCCCATTCTCAAGATCTTCGTTAAGATGCTTATAAACTTGAGCATCCGCTTGTAATACCAGCCAACTGTTAAGTTGATGCTTATCCATCAATATTCTTCATGAAGATGCCGTTACTAATCATGTCTTTACATTTGAACACTTTTCTTTCGTTAGAATGCTCGCTAGAATGCTCGCTAGAACGCTCGACAGAATGCTCGGTAGAACGCTCGACAGAATGCTCGCTAGAACGctcttgtatatattttttgtaatgttaCATTCACAAAAAAGCTCATTATAAGTGAATACTTAGTTTATTAGTACTTTTAGGATAAAATTCATCGAGCAGGTCTTGAGAAAAGTGGTATTTCGTggttataacattttatatgttgTACAAAGTTTCCAAATTAACTTATTGTGGaaattttgtcgtttttttgaactttataagtttttatgtctaaataatgaattgttggagtaataaaaaatatttgaggccTTGAATGTACTTTACGACTtcacttttattgttttatttggtacaattaacaatttttgacaatatttgacacatttttatCGTATCTCCGTATATTTCAGAAGCtgaatttgattaaatcatTAAGTTGGTTCTGATAactcatattttttacaattataaaGGCTGCTTCTAAAATTCCTGTATTTTTTATCTTACAATTTACGTGCTGTAGATCGCTAGCTCTTAAGGtcaatttattaactttttttcaagcAATAACCAAATTcaaccattttttttgtttataacagtgcaaaaccaataaaaataggCGTACAGGTCATATGACCACGTATACGCAACCAAATTCATCCATTTTATGTTTATGACAGTGCcaa
The genomic region above belongs to Diorhabda carinulata isolate Delta chromosome 9, icDioCari1.1, whole genome shotgun sequence and contains:
- the LOC130897870 gene encoding uncharacterized protein LOC130897870, translated to MFPKLFIFATIVALAFASPVAEPKADPKPSLIAAAYTAPVVAAPLTTYSYPYTYASYVAPSVYSAGLTAYSPYTGSYVVV